One window from the genome of Dolosigranulum savutiense encodes:
- the cas3 gene encoding CRISPR-associated helicase Cas3': protein MNVSLASFCWAKKHDRDGYKWLPLSIHLEDTANIMVFLWEEYLSKGQKNIVMESINSSDNFEGLSLAIFLGAIHDIGKATPVFQIQNGYNNSHDLNDAMFNILSMGGFEHLEDLSRSLNRSKYTHHSLTGQYILQKFGVKPDISSIIGAHHGKPISSLNYLPDYDASYSAHLYQSEEENGIYKKWKKCQREIFEHALDLAQYESVQDIPSISQEGAIIMTGLLIMADWISSNEEYFELIDIPYSVFDMNYDEEYTDDRFDEALSTWEKNNLSTQWNPSKDFSFDERFSFDSPRKAQEVFINTIKQSKNPGIFIFEAPMGMGKTEAALVGAEILANKIGASGVFFGLPTQATSNGIFPRIENWLKRISESTSDNYSLRLHHGKASLNKDFQKLLENTRYVRHKLENNIDIDNIDFKEGKNYNGVSVNTWFSGRKKAVLDDFVVGTVDQFLMASLKQKHLFLRHLGLTKKVIILDEVHSFDAYMSTYLDEALVWMGAYGIPVIILSATLPGKMRKNFISSYLNGKKNFIEDESILSEIESSSSYPLITYTDNNNPYQEEDFSDIDSREKIYDVEFFDEGEELEKLVELIRMIYDSGSILGVMVNTVKKAQKLATLCRDFIGEDLSVLHSSFLANDRVDRENDLMKKIGNNAKRPESMVVIGTQVIEQSLDIDFDCLITDLAPMDLIFQRIGRLHRHEITRPSKYRLPKVYILGSSPTLNFDEGSKAVYGGYLLARTQNFLKSTLKLPNDISTLVQKVYHEIDGDMTLENETEKLYNQYKEQHKTKLIDKKSRARIFRISNPRGFGSERKNGKKSYTIMGWLDNAHANQSEAFGLAQVRDSAESIEVILVKEVEGGYSFINSEENIKFRIDEPSIAMKLASNTVRLPGVLTYLNRIDETIKELEKLNMAYLSEWQEESWLKGLLGIVLRDGKINLCGYELVYDELLGLMYEKEEDNE from the coding sequence ATGAACGTATCGTTAGCAAGTTTTTGTTGGGCAAAAAAACATGACAGAGATGGATATAAATGGCTTCCGCTTAGTATTCACTTAGAAGATACAGCTAATATTATGGTTTTCTTATGGGAAGAATATTTATCGAAAGGGCAAAAAAATATAGTTATGGAGTCAATAAATTCGAGTGATAATTTCGAAGGACTTTCCTTGGCCATTTTTTTAGGAGCTATTCATGATATTGGAAAGGCAACACCAGTTTTTCAGATTCAAAATGGATATAATAATTCTCATGATTTGAATGATGCTATGTTTAATATTCTATCTATGGGGGGCTTTGAACATCTTGAAGATCTTAGTAGGTCACTAAATCGTTCGAAGTACACACATCACAGTCTAACTGGGCAGTATATACTTCAAAAATTTGGTGTTAAACCAGATATATCATCTATAATAGGTGCTCATCATGGAAAACCCATATCTTCCTTAAATTATCTTCCAGACTACGATGCATCATACTCTGCTCATTTATATCAGTCTGAAGAAGAAAATGGAATTTATAAAAAATGGAAAAAATGTCAAAGAGAAATATTTGAACACGCACTTGATTTAGCACAATATGAATCTGTTCAGGATATTCCTTCTATAAGTCAGGAAGGTGCTATTATTATGACAGGATTATTAATAATGGCAGATTGGATATCTAGTAATGAAGAATATTTCGAATTAATTGATATACCATACTCTGTATTTGATATGAACTATGATGAGGAGTATACAGACGATAGATTTGACGAAGCTCTCTCTACATGGGAGAAAAACAATCTTTCAACACAATGGAACCCCAGTAAGGATTTTAGTTTTGATGAGCGATTTTCTTTTGACTCTCCTAGAAAAGCCCAAGAAGTTTTTATAAATACGATTAAACAAAGCAAAAATCCAGGTATTTTTATATTTGAAGCACCTATGGGCATGGGAAAAACAGAAGCAGCTCTTGTTGGGGCAGAAATATTGGCTAATAAAATTGGAGCCTCAGGTGTCTTTTTTGGGCTCCCAACTCAAGCTACATCTAATGGGATTTTTCCTCGAATAGAAAATTGGCTAAAAAGAATTTCTGAATCTACTAGTGATAATTATTCTTTAAGGTTACATCACGGAAAGGCCAGTCTTAATAAAGATTTTCAAAAACTTTTAGAAAACACTAGATATGTTCGTCATAAACTGGAAAATAATATTGATATTGATAATATTGATTTTAAAGAAGGGAAAAACTATAATGGAGTTAGTGTGAATACATGGTTTTCTGGTAGAAAGAAAGCTGTACTTGATGATTTTGTAGTTGGAACAGTGGATCAATTTTTGATGGCTAGTCTGAAGCAAAAACATTTATTTTTACGACATCTCGGTTTAACAAAAAAGGTTATTATTCTTGATGAGGTACACTCATTTGATGCTTATATGTCAACATATTTAGATGAAGCATTGGTGTGGATGGGAGCATATGGTATTCCTGTCATTATTCTTTCAGCAACTCTTCCTGGTAAAATGAGAAAAAATTTTATTTCATCATATTTGAATGGCAAGAAGAATTTTATAGAAGACGAAAGTATATTAAGTGAAATTGAATCATCCTCTTCATACCCCTTAATCACATACACCGATAATAATAATCCCTATCAAGAGGAAGATTTTTCAGATATTGATAGCCGTGAAAAAATATATGATGTTGAATTTTTTGATGAAGGGGAAGAATTGGAAAAATTAGTCGAACTGATTAGAATGATTTATGATAGCGGATCCATATTAGGAGTTATGGTGAACACTGTAAAAAAAGCACAGAAATTAGCAACGCTTTGTAGAGATTTTATAGGTGAAGATCTATCGGTATTACATTCATCTTTCTTAGCTAACGATAGAGTTGATAGAGAAAATGATTTAATGAAAAAGATAGGTAATAATGCCAAAAGACCAGAAAGTATGGTAGTAATAGGTACACAGGTAATTGAGCAATCTCTGGATATTGATTTTGACTGTCTTATTACAGACTTAGCCCCGATGGATTTAATTTTCCAAAGAATAGGAAGACTTCATAGACATGAAATTACCAGACCAAGTAAGTATAGACTTCCAAAAGTTTATATTTTGGGATCAAGTCCGACTTTAAATTTTGATGAAGGATCTAAAGCAGTCTATGGAGGATATTTACTTGCTAGAACTCAAAATTTCTTGAAGTCAACGCTTAAACTACCAAATGATATTTCAACACTTGTTCAGAAAGTATATCATGAGATAGATGGCGATATGACTTTAGAAAATGAAACTGAAAAACTGTATAATCAATATAAAGAACAACATAAAACTAAGCTGATAGATAAGAAATCAAGAGCAAGAATATTTAGAATATCTAATCCTCGAGGGTTTGGAAGTGAGAGAAAAAATGGAAAAAAATCCTACACGATTATGGGTTGGCTAGATAACGCGCATGCTAACCAATCAGAAGCATTTGGACTTGCTCAAGTAAGAGATTCAGCAGAAAGTATTGAAGTAATATTAGTAAAAGAAGTAGAAGGTGGGTATAGCTTTATTAATTCAGAGGAAAATATAAAATTCAGAATTGATGAACCTTCTATAGCTATGAAGTTAGCGTCTAATACAGTAAGACTTCCTGGAGTTTTAACATATCTAAATAGAATAGACGAAACAATAAAAGAATTAGAAAAATTAAATATGGCTTATCTATCAGAATGGCAAGAAGAAAGTTGGCTCAAGGGATTGCTTGGGATTGTGTTGAGAGATGGCAAGATAAATTTGTGCGGTTATGAACTTGTGTATGATGAGTTGTTAGGCTTAATGTACGAAAAGGAGGAAGATAATGAATAG
- a CDS encoding helix-turn-helix transcriptional regulator has product MKKKEMTAKEYKKEYIKNLSPEELNDYQETKDKLDFGLSVILMRDKAGWTQEQLAESTGVPLAMIKSIEDGEVTPDYYLLRKLNLRFEIKQAVTG; this is encoded by the coding sequence ATGAAGAAAAAAGAAATGACCGCTAAAGAATATAAAAAAGAATACATTAAAAATCTTAGTCCAGAAGAGTTAAATGATTATCAAGAAACAAAAGATAAGCTAGATTTTGGATTATCAGTTATCCTAATGCGAGATAAGGCAGGCTGGACACAAGAACAATTAGCTGAGTCAACTGGAGTGCCGTTAGCAATGATTAAAAGTATTGAAGACGGCGAAGTTACACCAGATTATTATTTATTGAGAAAATTAAATTTAAGATTTGAAATTAAACAAGCAGTTACGGGATAA
- a CDS encoding ABC transporter permease — protein MTLGKFAFKNIKERLEHYMGYWLSCVTTVFIFFIFSMNQYHPELNQGPGAIATIMQAAQLIVLIFAIFFLSLSINAFLTDRKKDFGVLLMMGMSKRSLRQLILFENMLLGLTALGVGIGLGLIFGHLLILMMGYIIRVSEITYHFPAMSIVITVSLFSLIFLLLAVVQGRRITKQSIYDLMRVDTNEYEQVIYSKPLAYLGVISLVSGYLIANMSLINRLFGGQVAWIQRMKYFTELHLVIGGLVTIGLFLLFSQFFKYFMDVLRRNKSFYFSGLNALWIAELKYRLSSNAVTMFVAALLLSSAFVTTIGTISLIATTEEEVSEEMPYDLMYYSDYPNNKLEAELTTVRQEHDRQNISYTERLIRLYYDEASEVRFISQTDYNDAVLASEQIQLSIGEVALIEAGEEGLNEQLRIAGETLTVTDTAHQLFDSYRYNKLFVVNDASSLLTEQFLEGQAYLFHYEAGYDQTAARQISASLRDKLGPTLPDGGTYLLASKIERIDIEIYSYQLLTYVGSLLSFIFMVASGSLIYFRLLKNISRSKQIYTNLFKLGLDKKALWTIQLKQFRRLFFAPVVMAFVNCFFAINMLQELLHTSIWTLVLMIGFILLALQFAFYYFAKEKLKEKIMLQIG, from the coding sequence ATGACACTAGGAAAATTTGCCTTCAAAAATATTAAAGAGCGCCTCGAACACTATATGGGTTATTGGCTCAGTTGTGTGACGACGGTATTTATCTTTTTTATTTTCTCGATGAATCAGTATCATCCTGAATTAAATCAAGGTCCCGGCGCGATTGCAACCATTATGCAAGCAGCGCAACTGATTGTTCTAATTTTTGCTATTTTCTTCTTGAGCCTATCGATTAATGCATTTTTGACAGATCGTAAGAAGGATTTTGGAGTCTTATTAATGATGGGGATGAGCAAGCGATCATTGCGCCAACTCATTCTTTTCGAAAATATGCTGTTGGGTTTGACGGCTTTAGGCGTTGGAATAGGATTAGGCTTAATTTTTGGCCATTTGTTAATTTTGATGATGGGCTATATTATTCGGGTGTCGGAGATCACATACCATTTCCCAGCCATGTCGATTGTCATAACTGTTAGCCTATTTAGTCTGATCTTTTTGCTCCTGGCAGTGGTGCAAGGCAGACGGATAACGAAACAGTCGATTTATGACTTAATGCGAGTGGATACGAACGAATATGAGCAAGTTATTTATTCAAAACCACTCGCGTATTTAGGGGTTATCTCATTAGTGAGCGGTTATTTGATTGCTAATATGTCATTGATTAACCGATTATTTGGTGGGCAAGTAGCATGGATTCAGCGGATGAAGTACTTTACCGAATTGCATTTAGTTATTGGTGGCTTAGTGACGATTGGGCTGTTTTTATTGTTTAGCCAATTTTTTAAATACTTTATGGATGTTTTGCGTCGGAACAAGTCGTTTTACTTTAGCGGACTGAATGCGCTATGGATAGCTGAGTTGAAATATCGTCTGTCCAGTAATGCGGTGACTATGTTTGTGGCGGCTTTATTGCTGTCAAGTGCTTTTGTGACGACGATTGGGACGATTTCACTAATTGCAACGACTGAAGAGGAAGTATCGGAAGAAATGCCATATGACCTAATGTATTATAGTGATTATCCGAATAATAAGCTGGAGGCAGAATTGACTACCGTGCGACAGGAACATGACCGACAAAATATCTCGTATACAGAACGGCTTATTCGACTGTATTATGATGAAGCCAGTGAAGTTCGCTTTATCAGCCAAACTGATTATAATGACGCGGTATTGGCTAGCGAACAGATTCAGTTATCGATTGGGGAAGTAGCCTTAATTGAAGCGGGTGAGGAGGGGCTGAATGAACAGCTAAGAATTGCTGGAGAGACATTGACGGTAACCGACACAGCCCATCAATTATTTGATTCCTATCGTTATAACAAGTTATTCGTAGTAAATGATGCCTCATCGCTGCTAACAGAGCAATTCTTAGAGGGTCAAGCCTATTTATTTCATTATGAGGCGGGGTATGATCAGACTGCAGCCCGACAAATATCTGCCTCCTTACGTGATAAATTAGGACCGACTTTACCAGATGGGGGCACTTATTTACTTGCTAGCAAGATTGAACGCATCGATATCGAGATATACTCCTATCAACTACTCACTTATGTCGGCAGCTTGCTCAGCTTTATATTTATGGTTGCTTCCGGTAGCCTTATTTACTTCCGCTTGCTGAAAAATATTAGCCGCTCAAAACAAATTTATACGAACTTATTCAAATTAGGTTTGGATAAAAAAGCGCTATGGACCATCCAGTTAAAGCAATTTAGACGCTTATTTTTTGCCCCAGTTGTGATGGCATTTGTTAACTGTTTCTTCGCCATCAACATGTTACAAGAATTACTCCATACATCAATTTGGACGCTAGTACTCATGATTGGATTTATCTTATTAGCCCTCCAGTTTGCATTTTACTACTTTGCCAAAGAAAAACTAAAAGAGAAAATCATGCTTCAAATAGGTTGA